GTCGTTCGTCCAGGTGAGCGGGTTGATGCCTAAAGTAACCGTTGGCATAGCGTATTCCTTGTGATTATGTTTGTTGAGGTCGAGAACTAACGGGCTTGGCGCTGCTTGGCTTCGCGGTACCCTTGATAGGCTTTATTGACCGCTTCACGCTCGGAGACCTCGGGCACGGCCACCTCCCACCAGGCGCCGCCTTCTTGGGTGCTGGGTAACGGGTCGGTGTCCAGGGCAATCACATAGGTCGAGGTGGCGCTACGAGCACGCACCAGCGCCTGCTCCAGTTCTGCAATACCGGTGACCGATTCAGACTCACAGCCCAACGCTTTGGCATGGGCGGCAAAATCGGTTTTCGGAGCGCCCGCCTCCACAGTGCGGCAATCTTGCAGTAGGTTGTTGAAACCCGCCCCGCCTGTGGCCTGCTGCAGGCGGTTGATACAGCCATAGCCGCGGTTATCCAACACCACTACCGTCAACTTGTGGCCCAGCATCACCGAGGTCGCCAGCTCCGAGTTGTGCATCAGGTAGCTGCCGTCGCCGACCATCACCACTACTTCGCGCTCTGGCTTGGCCATCTTGACGCCCAGCCCGCCCGCAATTTCATAGCCCATGCAGGAGAAACCGTACTCCACGTGGTAGCTGCCGGGGCCGGAGCATTGCCAGAGCTTATGCAGCTCGCCGGGCAAGCCACCGGCGGCGCATACCACGGTGGTATCGTTGCCAGCCTGGCGATTGACGGCACCGATCACCTGGGCATCGGTGGGCAACGCCAGCCCTTGATCAGCGGTCACGTTGTACACGATTTCGGCCCACTCGCGCTTGAGCGTTCCGGTCAGCTCGCGCCATTCATCACCGCCACGCCATTCTCCCAGCGCCGCGTCGAGTTGGCCCAGCCCGACCAAGGCATCGCAGCTTAGCGGCAGCGCTTGATGTTTGAGGCTGTCGAAACGGCCAACGTTAAGGGCGATCAGCGTTTTTTCGCTACCTTCAAACAGCGCCCGGGAGCCGGTGGTAAAGTCCTGCAACCGCGTACCCACCGCCAGAATGACATCCGCCTGCTCTGCCAACTGGTTGGCGGCTGCGCTGCCGGTCACCCCAATAGCACCTACCGCACAAGGGTGGCTATCGGCCAGTGCGCCTTTTCCGGCCTGGGTTTCAGCTACCGGGATGCCCCGCGCTTTGGCAAACTCGGCCAGGGCGTCGCAGGCGGCGGCGTAATGCACGCCACCACCGGCAATGATCAGCGGGCGCTTGGCCTGTTGTAGCGCGGCGATGGCTTGAAGAAGCTCGTAAGCATCCGGTGGTGAGCGGCGAATGCGATGCACCCTGGGGGCAAAAAAGGCTTCCGGGTAATCGTAGGCAAAGGTTTGCACATCCTGGGGCAGCGCCAGGGTCGCCGGGCCACAGTGCTCAGGGTCAAGCAGGGTAGCAATCGCCTGGGGCAGGCTGGTCAGCAGCTGCTCGGGGCGGTTAATGCGATCGAAGTAGCGCGATACCGGGCGAAAACAGTCGTTAACGCTAATGGTAGGGTCGCCGAAATGCTCCACCTGCT
This Vreelandella neptunia DNA region includes the following protein-coding sequences:
- the iolD gene encoding 3D-(3,5/4)-trihydroxycyclohexane-1,2-dione acylhydrolase (decyclizing), with amino-acid sequence MSTIRLTMAQALVKYLAAQRIEVDGQEVALFEGVFAIFGHGNVAGMGEALYHVQDTLPTFRAHNEQAMAHAAIAFAKANGRQRLMAATSSIGPGATNMVTAAALAHANRLPILLLPGDTFATREPDPVLQQVEHFGDPTISVNDCFRPVSRYFDRINRPEQLLTSLPQAIATLLDPEHCGPATLALPQDVQTFAYDYPEAFFAPRVHRIRRSPPDAYELLQAIAALQQAKRPLIIAGGGVHYAAACDALAEFAKARGIPVAETQAGKGALADSHPCAVGAIGVTGSAAANQLAEQADVILAVGTRLQDFTTGSRALFEGSEKTLIALNVGRFDSLKHQALPLSCDALVGLGQLDAALGEWRGGDEWRELTGTLKREWAEIVYNVTADQGLALPTDAQVIGAVNRQAGNDTTVVCAAGGLPGELHKLWQCSGPGSYHVEYGFSCMGYEIAGGLGVKMAKPEREVVVMVGDGSYLMHNSELATSVMLGHKLTVVVLDNRGYGCINRLQQATGGAGFNNLLQDCRTVEAGAPKTDFAAHAKALGCESESVTGIAELEQALVRARSATSTYVIALDTDPLPSTQEGGAWWEVAVPEVSEREAVNKAYQGYREAKQRQAR